The following proteins are encoded in a genomic region of Hyla sarda isolate aHylSar1 chromosome 3, aHylSar1.hap1, whole genome shotgun sequence:
- the LOC130361869 gene encoding receptor-transporting protein 4-like, producing MFAIRNDRTWIEKFADEIEESEVPDTWSLNVDTNLQKNTNAKYFSQNTFGSFQCFYCKRKWNSSKVFILFRMVLNKYQKYGIVTMRIFKQGCQSCGSNTMQEPIISYENGKRVISNVVSHIQKVFYGKRNVNDDYPPNSYGKQEGPHDKEHCEACKFNLCDSQQTTSPQETGVIVGGVLSALLGVGALALMYLAKD from the exons ATGTTCGCAATTAGGAATGATCGCACTTGGATTGAAAAATTTGCCGATGAGATAGAAGAATCTGAAGTTCCTGATACATGGAGTTTAAATGTGGATACAAACCTTCAGAAAAACACCAATGCTAAATACTTTTCACAGAACACTTTTGGCAG cttTCAATGCTTTTATTGTAAACGCAAATGGAACTCTTCTAAAGTATTCATACTGTTCCGGATGGTTCTAAACAAATACCAGAAATATGGTATTGTAACAATGAGGATCTTCAAACAAGGATGTCAGTCATGTGGCAGTAACACAATGCAAGAGCCTATAATATCATATGAAAACGGAAAAAGAGTCATCAGCAATGTAGTCAGTCATATCCAGAAGGTGTTTTATGGCAAGAGAAATGTGAATGATGACTATCCACCTAACAGTTATGGCAAGCAGGAGGGCCCACATGATAAAGAGCACTGTGAGGCTTGCAAATTCAATCTGTGTGATAGTCAGCAGACCACGTCCCCTCAAGAAACTGGCGTTATTGTCGGTGGTGTGTTATCTGCTCTGCTCGGTGTCGGCGCATTAGCATTAATGTACCTAGCAAAAGATTAA